One genomic region from Pseudoduganella dura encodes:
- a CDS encoding DNA-binding protein, with protein MARAGLYKSDVKRARDALVAAGRHPSLDAVRIALGNTGSKTTIHKYLRELEAEEGTAGAGSSLSDELQALVTGLAERLRVEADARIVTLQEEHNAQLQARIATEDGLKAQLTASHGQVQALERRLATEQHALIGTREELQREQIARHTAEQHVRDLRDRLQENDDHIKSLENKHANARDALEHFRQASKEQREQDQRRHEHQVQQLQVESRQLQLQLVGKQEEVARLNQDGARLMSDLRHAGQALAQAQQTADRKEAEWSSRMADARQRATLKADELARQLGETRLELAGHGREIQLQQKELARIQRLHDQLLEEKVMWRHERAQMEEMLRQANEE; from the coding sequence ATGGCACGTGCAGGTCTGTACAAATCCGATGTCAAGCGGGCGCGCGACGCTCTGGTGGCGGCGGGCCGGCACCCGTCGCTCGATGCCGTGCGTATTGCGCTGGGCAATACCGGGTCAAAGACCACGATCCACAAGTACTTGCGGGAACTGGAGGCCGAGGAGGGCACCGCCGGAGCGGGTTCGTCGTTAAGCGACGAATTACAGGCGCTGGTGACCGGCCTGGCGGAGCGGCTGCGAGTGGAGGCCGATGCGCGCATCGTTACGCTGCAGGAGGAGCACAACGCGCAGTTGCAAGCCCGGATCGCCACCGAGGATGGCCTGAAGGCACAGTTGACCGCGTCCCACGGGCAGGTGCAGGCCCTGGAACGCCGCTTGGCGACCGAACAGCATGCCCTGATCGGTACCCGCGAGGAACTGCAGCGCGAACAGATCGCGCGGCACACGGCCGAGCAGCATGTCCGGGATCTCCGCGATCGCCTGCAGGAAAACGATGACCATATCAAGTCGCTCGAGAACAAGCATGCGAATGCGCGAGACGCGCTCGAGCATTTCCGGCAGGCGTCAAAGGAACAGCGGGAACAGGACCAGAGGCGGCACGAACACCAGGTGCAGCAATTGCAGGTTGAATCGCGCCAGTTGCAGCTGCAGCTCGTCGGCAAGCAGGAGGAGGTGGCCAGGTTGAACCAGGATGGTGCGCGCCTGATGAGCGACCTGCGTCACGCGGGGCAGGCACTGGCCCAGGCGCAGCAGACAGCGGACAGGAAGGAGGCCGAGTGGAGCAGCCGGATGGCCGATGCCCGGCAACGCGCAACCCTGAAAGCGGACGAACTGGCGCGGCAGCTTGGCGAAACCCGGCTCGAGCTCGCGGGTCATGGCCGGGAAATACAGTTGCAGCAGAAGGAACTGGCCCGCATTCAGAGACTGCACGACCAGCTGCTGGAAGAAAAAGTCATGTGGCGCCACGAGCGGGCCCAGATGGAAGAAATGCTCAGGCAGGCCAACGAGGAATAG